The following are from one region of the Nymphaea colorata isolate Beijing-Zhang1983 chromosome 7, ASM883128v2, whole genome shotgun sequence genome:
- the LOC116257033 gene encoding RNA pseudouridine synthase 7 isoform X4 → MMEGIVWETPLNPPKREDYVFKDGKRLVKPYFFEFICNVKNRWAGKTVVDLFAHEFRQRPRDYYVTAVEAGRIQVDGTRVDVTYTVKSSQRISHFVHRHEPPVMEWNISVLKKEDDLVTVFKPPSIPVHPCGQYRKNTVLGILQAEHGLTPLFLHRLDRLVSGLLILARSAARADLFRQQQVVDAAIIFDAREGRSSVEAVTDDDTSSQKGKLACTKFNRISTNGVHSIVKCEPITGRTHQIRVHLQHLGHPIANDSLYFSEAYSHFLVKPLNDSPSIGSMEQPAKRSKSSLSGQISNHLSGYKELDVDEDFVIDPMCTNCPNFPPNGYDEHEEGLWLHCVRYSGPDWTYECPYPEWASIR, encoded by the exons atgatggaAGGGATTGTATGGGAGACGCCTCTGAACCCTCCCAAGCGCGAGGACTACGTATTCAAGGACG GAAAGCGTCTCGTGAAACCATACTTCTTCGAGTTCATCTGTAac GTAAAGAATAGATGGGCTGGGAAGACTGTTGTTGACTTGTTTGCTCATGAATTTAGGCAACGGCCCCGTGATTACTAT gttacTGCTGTTGAAGCTGGAAGAATCCAAGTTGATGGAACACGTGTTGATGTTACATACACTGTTAAATCTTCACAAAGAATTAGCCACTTTGTGCACAG GCATGAACCTCCTGTGATGGAATGGAATATTTCAGTTTTGAAGAAGGAGGATGATTTGGTAACAGTTTTCAAGCCACCATCTATCCCT GTCCATCCATGTGGGCAATATCGAAAAAATACCGTTCTGGGCATTTTACAAGCAGAACATGGTCTGACACCTCTTTTTC TTCATCGATTGGATCGCCTGGTTTCTGGACTCTTGATTCTAGCTAGAAGTGCTGCTAGGGCAGACCTCTTTAGACAACAG CAGGTTGTGGATGCTGCTATAATTTTTGATGCTCGAGAAGGACGGAGTTCGGTAGAG GCGGTCACTGATGATGATACTTCATCTCAGAAGGGAAAGCTTGCATGCACAAAGTTCAACAGAATTAGTACCAATGGGGTGCATAGTATCGTGAAATGTGAACCTATTACTGGTCGGACACATCAA ATACGTGTTCATCTTCAACACCTAGGTCATCCAATTGCCAATGATTCACTCTATTTCTCAGAAGCATACTCTCATTTTCTGGTTAAACCTCTAAATGACAGTCCATCCATTGGTAGTATGGAACAACCAGCAAAGAGATCTAAATCTTCCCTTAGTGGTCAAATCTCAAATCACTTGTCTGGATATAAAGAGCTAGATGTTGATGAAGACTTCGTGATTGATCCAATGTGCACGAACTGTCCAAATTTTCCTCCTAATGG GTATGATGAACATGAGGAAGGCTTGTGGCTGCATTGTGTTCGATACTCTGGGCCTGACTGGACTTATGAGTGCCCCTATCCAGAGTGGGCGTCCATCAGGTAA
- the LOC116257033 gene encoding RNA pseudouridine synthase 7 isoform X1, protein MMEGIVWETPLNPPKREDYVFKDGKRLVKPYFFEFICNVKNRWAGKTVVDLFAHEFRQRPRDYYVTAVEAGRIQVDGTRVDVTYTVKSSQRISHFVHRHEPPVMEWNISVLKKEDDLVTVFKPPSIPVHPCGQYRKNTVLGILQAEHGLTPLFLHRLDRLVSGLLILARSAARADLFRQQIEGGKVRKEYVAKVIGVFPEAEQVVDAAIIFDAREGRSSVEAVTDDDTSSQKGKLACTKFNRISTNGVHSIVKCEPITGRTHQIRVHLQHLGHPIANDSLYFSEAYSHFLVKPLNDSPSIGSMEQPAKRSKSSLSGQISNHLSGYKELDVDEDFVIDPMCTNCPNFPPNGYDEHEEGLWLHCVRYSGPDWTYECPYPEWASIR, encoded by the exons atgatggaAGGGATTGTATGGGAGACGCCTCTGAACCCTCCCAAGCGCGAGGACTACGTATTCAAGGACG GAAAGCGTCTCGTGAAACCATACTTCTTCGAGTTCATCTGTAac GTAAAGAATAGATGGGCTGGGAAGACTGTTGTTGACTTGTTTGCTCATGAATTTAGGCAACGGCCCCGTGATTACTAT gttacTGCTGTTGAAGCTGGAAGAATCCAAGTTGATGGAACACGTGTTGATGTTACATACACTGTTAAATCTTCACAAAGAATTAGCCACTTTGTGCACAG GCATGAACCTCCTGTGATGGAATGGAATATTTCAGTTTTGAAGAAGGAGGATGATTTGGTAACAGTTTTCAAGCCACCATCTATCCCT GTCCATCCATGTGGGCAATATCGAAAAAATACCGTTCTGGGCATTTTACAAGCAGAACATGGTCTGACACCTCTTTTTC TTCATCGATTGGATCGCCTGGTTTCTGGACTCTTGATTCTAGCTAGAAGTGCTGCTAGGGCAGACCTCTTTAGACAACAG ATAGAGGGTGGAAAGGTGAGGAAAGAGTACGTTGCTAAAGTCATAGGAGTTTTTCCTGAAGCTGAG CAGGTTGTGGATGCTGCTATAATTTTTGATGCTCGAGAAGGACGGAGTTCGGTAGAG GCGGTCACTGATGATGATACTTCATCTCAGAAGGGAAAGCTTGCATGCACAAAGTTCAACAGAATTAGTACCAATGGGGTGCATAGTATCGTGAAATGTGAACCTATTACTGGTCGGACACATCAA ATACGTGTTCATCTTCAACACCTAGGTCATCCAATTGCCAATGATTCACTCTATTTCTCAGAAGCATACTCTCATTTTCTGGTTAAACCTCTAAATGACAGTCCATCCATTGGTAGTATGGAACAACCAGCAAAGAGATCTAAATCTTCCCTTAGTGGTCAAATCTCAAATCACTTGTCTGGATATAAAGAGCTAGATGTTGATGAAGACTTCGTGATTGATCCAATGTGCACGAACTGTCCAAATTTTCCTCCTAATGG GTATGATGAACATGAGGAAGGCTTGTGGCTGCATTGTGTTCGATACTCTGGGCCTGACTGGACTTATGAGTGCCCCTATCCAGAGTGGGCGTCCATCAGGTAA
- the LOC116257033 gene encoding RNA pseudouridine synthase 7 isoform X3, producing MMEGIVWETPLNPPKREDYVFKDGKRLVKPYFFEFICNVKNRWAGKTVVDLFAHEFRQRPRDYYVTAVEAGRIQVDGTRVDVTYTVKSSQRISHFVHRHEPPVMEWNISVLKKEDDLVTVFKPPSIPVHPCGQYRKNTVLGILQAEHGLTPLFPVHRLDRLVSGLLILARSAARADLFRQQQVVDAAIIFDAREGRSSVEAVTDDDTSSQKGKLACTKFNRISTNGVHSIVKCEPITGRTHQIRVHLQHLGHPIANDSLYFSEAYSHFLVKPLNDSPSIGSMEQPAKRSKSSLSGQISNHLSGYKELDVDEDFVIDPMCTNCPNFPPNGYDEHEEGLWLHCVRYSGPDWTYECPYPEWASIR from the exons atgatggaAGGGATTGTATGGGAGACGCCTCTGAACCCTCCCAAGCGCGAGGACTACGTATTCAAGGACG GAAAGCGTCTCGTGAAACCATACTTCTTCGAGTTCATCTGTAac GTAAAGAATAGATGGGCTGGGAAGACTGTTGTTGACTTGTTTGCTCATGAATTTAGGCAACGGCCCCGTGATTACTAT gttacTGCTGTTGAAGCTGGAAGAATCCAAGTTGATGGAACACGTGTTGATGTTACATACACTGTTAAATCTTCACAAAGAATTAGCCACTTTGTGCACAG GCATGAACCTCCTGTGATGGAATGGAATATTTCAGTTTTGAAGAAGGAGGATGATTTGGTAACAGTTTTCAAGCCACCATCTATCCCT GTCCATCCATGTGGGCAATATCGAAAAAATACCGTTCTGGGCATTTTACAAGCAGAACATGGTCTGACACCTCTTTTTC CAGTTCATCGATTGGATCGCCTGGTTTCTGGACTCTTGATTCTAGCTAGAAGTGCTGCTAGGGCAGACCTCTTTAGACAACAG CAGGTTGTGGATGCTGCTATAATTTTTGATGCTCGAGAAGGACGGAGTTCGGTAGAG GCGGTCACTGATGATGATACTTCATCTCAGAAGGGAAAGCTTGCATGCACAAAGTTCAACAGAATTAGTACCAATGGGGTGCATAGTATCGTGAAATGTGAACCTATTACTGGTCGGACACATCAA ATACGTGTTCATCTTCAACACCTAGGTCATCCAATTGCCAATGATTCACTCTATTTCTCAGAAGCATACTCTCATTTTCTGGTTAAACCTCTAAATGACAGTCCATCCATTGGTAGTATGGAACAACCAGCAAAGAGATCTAAATCTTCCCTTAGTGGTCAAATCTCAAATCACTTGTCTGGATATAAAGAGCTAGATGTTGATGAAGACTTCGTGATTGATCCAATGTGCACGAACTGTCCAAATTTTCCTCCTAATGG GTATGATGAACATGAGGAAGGCTTGTGGCTGCATTGTGTTCGATACTCTGGGCCTGACTGGACTTATGAGTGCCCCTATCCAGAGTGGGCGTCCATCAGGTAA
- the LOC116257033 gene encoding RNA pseudouridine synthase 7 isoform X2, translating to MMEGIVWETPLNPPKREDYVFKDGKRLVKPYFFEFICNVKNRWAGKTVVDLFAHEFRQRPRDYYVTAVEAGRIQVDGTRVDVTYTVKSSQRISHFVHRHEPPVMEWNISVLKKEDDLVTVFKPPSIPVHPCGQYRKNTVLGILQAEHGLTPLFPVHRLDRLVSGLLILARSAARADLFRQQIEGGKVRKEYVAKVIGVFPEAEVVDAAIIFDAREGRSSVEAVTDDDTSSQKGKLACTKFNRISTNGVHSIVKCEPITGRTHQIRVHLQHLGHPIANDSLYFSEAYSHFLVKPLNDSPSIGSMEQPAKRSKSSLSGQISNHLSGYKELDVDEDFVIDPMCTNCPNFPPNGYDEHEEGLWLHCVRYSGPDWTYECPYPEWASIR from the exons atgatggaAGGGATTGTATGGGAGACGCCTCTGAACCCTCCCAAGCGCGAGGACTACGTATTCAAGGACG GAAAGCGTCTCGTGAAACCATACTTCTTCGAGTTCATCTGTAac GTAAAGAATAGATGGGCTGGGAAGACTGTTGTTGACTTGTTTGCTCATGAATTTAGGCAACGGCCCCGTGATTACTAT gttacTGCTGTTGAAGCTGGAAGAATCCAAGTTGATGGAACACGTGTTGATGTTACATACACTGTTAAATCTTCACAAAGAATTAGCCACTTTGTGCACAG GCATGAACCTCCTGTGATGGAATGGAATATTTCAGTTTTGAAGAAGGAGGATGATTTGGTAACAGTTTTCAAGCCACCATCTATCCCT GTCCATCCATGTGGGCAATATCGAAAAAATACCGTTCTGGGCATTTTACAAGCAGAACATGGTCTGACACCTCTTTTTC CAGTTCATCGATTGGATCGCCTGGTTTCTGGACTCTTGATTCTAGCTAGAAGTGCTGCTAGGGCAGACCTCTTTAGACAACAG ATAGAGGGTGGAAAGGTGAGGAAAGAGTACGTTGCTAAAGTCATAGGAGTTTTTCCTGAAGCTGAG GTTGTGGATGCTGCTATAATTTTTGATGCTCGAGAAGGACGGAGTTCGGTAGAG GCGGTCACTGATGATGATACTTCATCTCAGAAGGGAAAGCTTGCATGCACAAAGTTCAACAGAATTAGTACCAATGGGGTGCATAGTATCGTGAAATGTGAACCTATTACTGGTCGGACACATCAA ATACGTGTTCATCTTCAACACCTAGGTCATCCAATTGCCAATGATTCACTCTATTTCTCAGAAGCATACTCTCATTTTCTGGTTAAACCTCTAAATGACAGTCCATCCATTGGTAGTATGGAACAACCAGCAAAGAGATCTAAATCTTCCCTTAGTGGTCAAATCTCAAATCACTTGTCTGGATATAAAGAGCTAGATGTTGATGAAGACTTCGTGATTGATCCAATGTGCACGAACTGTCCAAATTTTCCTCCTAATGG GTATGATGAACATGAGGAAGGCTTGTGGCTGCATTGTGTTCGATACTCTGGGCCTGACTGGACTTATGAGTGCCCCTATCCAGAGTGGGCGTCCATCAGGTAA
- the LOC116257034 gene encoding membrane-anchored ubiquitin-fold protein 3-like, translated as MPEEDLLELKFRLYDGSDIGPFRYAPSSTVAMLKERIVAEWPRDKKIIPKAVSDIKLISAGKILENSRTVGQTRTPFGDVPGGSITMHVVVQPSLPKAKTERKVEESPKSRCLCTIL; from the exons ATGCCGGAGGAGGATCTGTTGGAGCTGAAATTCCGGCTCTACGATGGCTCAGACATCGGCCCTTTCCGGTACGCTCCGTCTTCGACAGTGGCGATGCTCAAGGAGAGGATTGTTGCGGAGTGGCCTCGAG ATAAAAAGATTATACCAAAGGCTGTTAGTGATATAAAGCTCATCAGTGCGGGGAAGATATTGGAGAACAGCAGGACGGTTGGCCAGACAAGAACTCCATTTGGTGATGTTCCTGGGGGGTCTATCACCATGCACGTTGTTGTGCAACCATCTTTACCTAAGGCGAAAACAG AAAGGAAGGTTGAGGAATCGCCAAAGAGCAGATGCTTGTGTACTATATTGTGA